GAAACGAATGCTTAAAAGGAGTGGTCGGTGTGAAACAAACTGCGGAAAAACATGAACTCTTTCGAATGACCTGGAAGGAAATCGAGGCCGCTTTCGCAAAGGACCCCGTCGTTCTGATCCCGATGGGGTCCACAGAGCAGCAGGGCCCTCATACCCCGACGGGAGACTACCGGTGCGCGGAAGCGGTGGCCTCAGCCGTGGCGGCAAAAACGGGGACTTATTGTACGACGACGATTCCTTTTGGTTACTCGGATTACTTTCGAGGATTTCCCGGCACTATTTCCCTGTCGTTTGAAACGATGCTCGCGGTTTTGAGCGACACCTGCGAGTGTCTGATGGAGTGCGGCGTCAGACGCCTCATGTTCCTGAGCGGACACGCGGGAAACGGCCCCGTCCTCGACCGTCTGGCGAGGCGAATACGGCGGGAAAAAGGAATCATGATCCCGACGGTCGATCTGTGGCTCCTGCTGACTCCGGAATTCCGAAAAAAGGTCTTTGACGGCAAAAACCCGTCAGGGCACGGTTCGGAACCTTTAACCTCGCTGTCAACCTATCTTTATGAAGAAGATATGCGCCCGGATCTTCTCGGAGACTGGAAGACGGCAGAAGAAATTCATGGTTTCAAACCCAAAATGCTCGCCAAAGCGGA
The Synergistaceae bacterium DNA segment above includes these coding regions:
- a CDS encoding creatininase family protein, whose amino-acid sequence is MKQTAEKHELFRMTWKEIEAAFAKDPVVLIPMGSTEQQGPHTPTGDYRCAEAVASAVAAKTGTYCTTTIPFGYSDYFRGFPGTISLSFETMLAVLSDTCECLMECGVRRLMFLSGHAGNGPVLDRLARRIRREKGIMIPTVDLWLLLTPEFRKKVFDGKNPSGHGSEPLTSLSTYLYEEDMRPDLLGDWKTAEEIHGFKPKMLAKAEYEGQELSMYWNVADLSPFGITGGDPAAGTVERGRILFEEVVKNCAVLVEKWKSVDPALPTIWK